The genomic segment GCCCGGTGGTCTTCATGCTCTGGGGCTCGCACGCGCAGTCCAAGCGCGCCTTCATCCCGCAGGACCGGGGGCACCTGGTGCTCCTGTCCAAGCACCCCTGTCCGCTGTCGGCGCTGCGCCCGCCGGTGCCGTTCATTGGCAACGGGCACTTCGGCAAGGCCCGGGCGTTTCGGGAGCAGCACGGGTATTGACATGCATCGCAGCAGGGTGTGACGTACAATTTCTTGAAATCTGTACGTCAAACGGAGTATCCATCATGCAAACCAAACTGACCCTGCGGCTGGAGGAGCGCCTGATCACCCAGGCCAAGGCGCGGGCGCAGCGCCATGGCAAGTCGCTGTCGCAATTGGTGGCGGATTACTTCGTCCAGCTTGATGAACCCGTGGCCGCGCAGCGCCAGGCGCTGGAGGCGCCCCTGCCGCCGGTCGTCGCGTCGCTGCGTGGGGCGCTCAAAGGCGTGGCAGACCTGGACGAGGGCGCATGGCGCGAGCATCTGCGGACCAAGCACCAATGAGGGCGGTGCTGTTCGACACCAATGTGGTGCTCGACGTGCTGCTCGACCGCGAGCCCCACGTCCATGCGTCTGCCCAGGCCATGGCGCTGGTGGAGCGGGGTGAAGTGCGCGGCTTTCTGTGCGCCACGACGGTGACCACCTTGTTCTACCTGGCCAGCCGCGCCCTGGATGCCCGCCGCGCGCGCGGGCAGATTGAGGCCCTGCTGCGCCTGTTCGACGTGGCGCCGGTTACCCGGCTGGTGCTGACGGACGCGCTCGGCATCGGCTTTGCGGACTATGAGGACGCAGTGCTGCACGAGGCGGCGCGGCACGCGGGCGTGCTGTGTATCGTCACGCGCAACGTGCGCGACTTTTCCGCTGCCACGCTGCCGGTGCTCGCGCCGGACGAGTTCCTGTCGGGGTGAGCGGCAGGTTGGGCTACCAGCGCTCCGGCAGCCGCTCCTTGAGCAAATCGAGAAACGCCTGCACGGCCACCGGCAGGCTGCGGCCCGCCAGGGTCTGCACTTCCAGGTCGCGCAGGTCCATGCCCGGATCGCTGATGGGCAGGGCCACGATGGCGCCTGCCGCCACCAGGTGGCGCGCGGCGATCTCGCTGGCCACCGACAGGCCGCCCCCGTGCGCCACGAAGTTGAGCACCGTCTTGGCATGGTTGCTGATGAGCACCGGCGCCATCTGCAGACCCTGGCGGCTGCAGACGATGTCGATCATCTGGCGCACCGTCGTCTCGGGCGGAGGCAGGGCCAGGGGGTGCCTGGCCATCTGCGCCAGGGACACGCTGCGCGCCCGGGCCAGCGGGTGGCCGGGCGGGACCAGCGCCCGCACGGGCGCGGTCTGGCGGTAGGCCACCTCGATGTCCTGGTGCGGCGCGCGGCTGAAGCACAGGCCGATGTCGGCCGCGCCGCTGCGCACCGCGCCGGGCACCTGGGCCGTGGGCAGCGAGATCACGCTGAACTGGATGCCCGTGTGCGTGCGCTGGAACTCCACGCACAGGCGCGGCACCAGCTCGTTGGCAAAGGCGTCCGACGTGGCCAGCCGCACCTGGCCCGCGCGCAGGCCCTGCAGCGCGCCGATCTCGCCCAGGGCGCGCTCGGCGTCCAGCACCGTGCGCCGGGCGTGGATGGCGAGGATCTCGCCCGCCGCCGTGAGCACCATGCCGCGCGGGTGCCGCTCGAACAGCGGCGTGCCCAACTGCGCCTCCAGCCCCGCGATCTGGCGGCTCAGCGCCGAGGCCGCCACGTGCAGGCGGGCCGAGGCCTCGGTCAGCGAGCCGCTGTGGGCCACTTCCAGAAAGTAGCGCAGGGTGGTGTCTTGCAGCAGATGGGCGCGCATGGCGAGGGCTTTCAAAAGTGTGCCGTTGGTCCGCCCAAAGCATGGATCGGTTTGCCGTGGCGGCAAAGCTGGTTGCCTATTTGTTGGTAGCCATGCAAGGCATCGCTTCCTAAGATGGGCTTTTCGTCACGCCGCCTTGCGGCGGCTGCCGCAGCCCGGGTTCCGGGTCATCCATTCTTTTTTGCCGTTGGGGAGTGCTCTGTATGCGTCTTATCTCTTGGAGCCGTGGCGCGCTGGGCCTGGCCTGCCTGCTGGCCAGTGCATCCGCCACCGTCCACGCGCAAGCCGCATGGCCCGACCGCCCCTTGCGCGTGATCGTGCCCTTCCCGGCCAGCGGCGCCACCGACCTGGTGGCCCGCGTGGTCACCCAGCGCGTGGCCGCCGACCTGGGCCAGCAGATGGTGGTGGACAACAAGCCCGGCGCGGGCGG from the Verminephrobacter eiseniae EF01-2 genome contains:
- a CDS encoding DUF6364 family protein is translated as MQTKLTLRLEERLITQAKARAQRHGKSLSQLVADYFVQLDEPVAAQRQALEAPLPPVVASLRGALKGVADLDEGAWREHLRTKHQ
- a CDS encoding PIN domain-containing protein; amino-acid sequence: MRAVLFDTNVVLDVLLDREPHVHASAQAMALVERGEVRGFLCATTVTTLFYLASRALDARRARGQIEALLRLFDVAPVTRLVLTDALGIGFADYEDAVLHEAARHAGVLCIVTRNVRDFSAATLPVLAPDEFLSG
- a CDS encoding LysR substrate-binding domain-containing protein, giving the protein MRAHLLQDTTLRYFLEVAHSGSLTEASARLHVAASALSRQIAGLEAQLGTPLFERHPRGMVLTAAGEILAIHARRTVLDAERALGEIGALQGLRAGQVRLATSDAFANELVPRLCVEFQRTHTGIQFSVISLPTAQVPGAVRSGAADIGLCFSRAPHQDIEVAYRQTAPVRALVPPGHPLARARSVSLAQMARHPLALPPPETTVRQMIDIVCSRQGLQMAPVLISNHAKTVLNFVAHGGGLSVASEIAARHLVAAGAIVALPISDPGMDLRDLEVQTLAGRSLPVAVQAFLDLLKERLPERW